The genomic window AGGGGGAGGGGGTTCCTCATGCGATCTTTGATTTTATGTGCCATATGGTGCTTGAGAGGCATAGCATTAGCCGTAGGTTTTATCTGGGCTGGGCTTACGTCAGCTCAGGGTGATGATTTTCCTGAGCTTGATTTGCCTGCATCCATGTCCGTGGAAATTGTGGCGAAACAGATGAAAATGGACACGCTGAATGCTCGGGTGTATGCGTTCCGTACAAATGATACGCCGGATGACCTGGAAGCCTTCTTTTCTCGGCAATGGGAGCACGTCGCACGTGCTCAAGCCGAGCCTTGGGATGTACTGTCGCACCGGGATGGCGGTTTTCTTATCACAATCCAGAGTCGAACTGATATTGGGCTGCAAACGCAGGGATTTATTGCCATCACGGATCTGTTCGACGCCGCTGACGAAAATCGATCTTCACTTTCCTTGGCGTTTCCGCTGCCGCGAGGAACACAGGTGATCCAGGATCTTCGATCTGATGATGAGGGTCGTAAGAGCCGAACGATAGTATTGAAAAGCAACCTTTCCGTAACGGAGGGTCTTGATTTTTATCGAAACCACTTTCAAAGAGAGGGGTACGAACCGGTTAGCCGAGGTGCGCTTTCCAGAGGGAGTGAAGGCGGTGCAATGCTATTGAACCGAGGTGGCGAGACAATGGATGTTACCGCTGTGGGGCAAGATGCAGGCTCCATACTAACCATTGTTAAACGCTCAAACTGAAACGCAAAGAAAATGTAGCTGCTGTCTTTTATTGACAGGGGGGCACGAGGTGATGGATGAAAAAGGAATGGACGGGCTGGCTATTAATTGCTGGAGCGTTAATGTTGGGCTTGCTGGCATTTTGGCTAATGAGGAACTATCTGGATGCTCAGCAGGAAGCCATTAGGCAGGATTTGCTTGGTGATCAGGCTAAGAGGATACAGGTTGTGGTGGCTCGCGGTGATCTTTCGCCAGGGGACGTTATCTCCGAGGCAACAGTTGCTGTGGCGGAGCTGCCAGCAAATCATGTGCCTAGGTTGGCAATCAAGCCCCAGGATTTTGGGCAAGTCAAAGGAAGAGTCATTGATCGAGCTGTCTCAGCTGGAGAAATGCTGCAAGCTGACTTTGTTTCAGGCCTTATTGTCCAGCGATTTTCCGGACTCCTTTCGGAAGGCGAAAGAGCGATCAGTGTCCAGATTAGCTCGTTGCAGTCCTATTCCGGTATGTTGCTTCCCGGTGACTTTATTGATCTTTATGTTCTTTTACCTGAAAAAAAATCAGGCAATGAACCAAGATTGGTGCCAGTTCTTGAGAGAGTCAAGGTGCTTTCGGCGGGGGCGCAGCCTCTACGAACGGCTGACCAATCCTTTCAGCGGCTGGACGAGAGTACTTCTCAATACAACATGATTACCGTTGGTTTGCAGCGTGAAAAAGCAGAGAGGCTGGCACTGGCTCGTGAAGCTGGTGAAATTGTGTTTTTTATGCGCAATGCAGAAGACGAAGAGATCGGCGTTGTTGATCAAGATTATGCATTCTTTGGTGATGAAGATACGTCAGGTGGATATTGGTATATCTCTCCAATGGTGCCAGGTGGGGAGCATCGGACACTAAGTCAGGCGGATGATCATAATGAAAAAAACAAGAGTCTGAAGAGCAGTAAAAAATTCGTTATTCCAAGCGCCACAGACCCGGAATCAGATGGATATACCAATACAATAAGTTCCAGTCCGTCTGGTGACGCAATTATTGATCAGCAAACGGATAGAGCACCTCATTCTCAACATCGCATGCAGTAGGAGACACCACAATAATGCAGGGAATCAAATTAATAAGTGCTTTTATCATTGCACTTGCCATGGGAATGAGCACTTTTGCGAACGCACAGACACAGGCAGTTTATGGGGCACAGGAGTATGTAGAAGTTTATGTTGGATCGGTGACCACGGTAGAAACAGGTTTTGTAGAACGGATTGCTGTCGGCAATGATGGTGTTCTTCAAGCGTCTGTTCTGGACGAAAATAACCTCTTACTGCTAGGGCGTACGCCTGGTGTGTCAGAGCTGGTTGTTTGGACGGAAGATGGAACTGTAAAAGAGTATAAAGTCCGCGTTTATGGCGGCCCTGTTGCTGATAATATTAATGTCATAAAGGCAATTCTGCAGTCTTTCCCCAATGTTACTGTTAATGACCGACTGGGTCAGACGGTTTTGAGTGGTACGGTGAAAAGCACCGATTTTGAACGTTTTCAAGCTGTAATAGGAAACTTCCCATCAGTTTTGTCTCTTGTTAAGCCAGAGCGAAATGTTGAAATAGAAGAAACCATTGCGTTTGATGTTGTTATTCTCGAGCTTAGCCGAAATTATCAGCACTCACTGGGAATTCGTTGGGAGGATACGGCGGCAGGGCCCGCGCTTGGTGTCGTCGGTAATATTATTCCAAATAATAATTTTGGTGTGACGTCCGGTGGCGAGGTCGGAGATTTACTGAATGTTGTAGGTTCTGGCGCTAGCCGTCTTGAAGGCTATTTTGGAGTGAGCTCCATACTAAGATCACAACTTCAACTTTTACAGGAAGAAGGTGTCGCCAGGATTCTGGCAGAACCAAGCCTTTCCACGGTGACAGATGAAGAGGCATCCTTTCTGGTAGGAGGAGATTTTCCGGTGGCGATTTTGAATGAGTTCGGCCAGCCAGTTGTGGAGTTCCGTCAGTACGGTATTCAGCTTGAAATCGAACCGACAATGGATCGCAATCATAATATTCGTTCTCGCATTCGGACTGAGGTCAGCAATGTTGACTTTTCAGTTGAAGTTAATGGGGTTCCAGGCCTGAGAAGGCGCGAGTCGACATCCACCATTACGGCAAGACCAGGGCAAACTATTATTATTTCGGGATTGCTTAATACCAGCGATTCCAGAACCCGCAATAAATTACCTTTGCTGGGGGATATTCCTATCCTTGGCGCCTTGTTTAAGTCCAGCTCATGGCAACAAGGTCGGACAGAACTGGTTATTGCAGTAACGCCAAGAATTCAGCAACCCGGCACGCCACTTCAGCCCAATATGCAGGAGGCCCTTCGTGAAGGGAGGGGAGTTCTTGAGGGAAGTGATGTTCTGGATGCGTCATTAATGGATTGATATAAGGGACTTACCCCTGGAGTGAAATATGTTTCAAGTGCGTGTTGATACAGCAAAAGGAATGCATGTCGGTAATTTTTACATTACTGAAAATCAATGTGCTCTAGGCAAAAAGGCGAACAATGATATTGTTTTACATGGATGGAAGATATCTTCAGATCATGCCTTGTTAAGCCTGAAAAGCGATGGAGTCTACGTAAAAAACCTTTCAAATAAGGTTGGTACCAAAGTTAATGGGAAGCCAATAGACCAATATGGGCCGGTTGGCGTTGACGATGTAATCGAAATTCACGATTACCGGATCCAGGTCAGCGACCGTAAGTCAGGAAAAGGACATGGTAGAGATCTTGAGCTAGGCAGCAATAACAGGGATGAAGCAACAAAAAGTCAAAACGTAACACCTGTAAATATTAACAAGAAATCGTCTGTGTCTGAGGACGTAGATGCAACAGCTAGTGATAAAGCAATTGATAGCTTGCCGGAAAAGCCAAAAAATAGCGTTGCTACTCAAGAATTGCCTGATGGCGCTATGGCTCAAAGCGCTGCGCTGTCACAGCACGCTGTTGAAATGCACGAGTGGCGAGTAAAACTGCGTAAAATGCTTCACGAACAAATGGATTTACGGCGTATTAATGTTAGTACCATGTCGGAATCTGAGCTTCGCGATCTTGCTTACTCTCTGACTGAGCGGACCATTAAAGACGTGGCTGGCACTATTCCACACCACATTGATAAAGGTGAGCTGCTTGAGCAAGTGGTGGCTGAAGCCGTCGGGTTGGGGCCATTGGAATCCTTGCTTGCTCGTGACGATATTAGCGAAATTATGGTCAATTCCTGTCAGGAGGTATTCTTTGAAACCGGCGGGAAGATGTATAAGTCGGATGTCACCTTTACTGATGATCAGGCGGTGCAGGCAACAATAGAGCGGATTGTAACGCCCGTAGGCCGCAGAATTGATGAAAGTTCCCCCATGGTAGATGCTCGACTGAAAGACGGGTCTCGGGTGAACGCAATTATTCCTCCTTTAGCTCTGAAAGGGTCGTGCCTGACGGTTCGTAAATTTATGAAACACCGTCTGCATGGAGAAGATCTTGTAAACTTTGGTTCTGTTGACCAGGGAATGATCGATTTTTTAAAAGTAGCGGTTCAGTATAAGCGTAATATTTTAGTTTCCGGGGGAACAGGGTCAGGTAAAACGACTTTATTGAATGTTTTATCAAACTTCATTCCGGAAAGTGAGCGCATTGTTACCATTGAAGACTCCGCAGAATTACAATTATTTCAACCTAACCTGGTGCCCCTTGAAGCACGCCCACCCAATCAAGAAGGGCGTGGGGGAGTAAGTATCCGTGACCTTGTGAAAAACTCTTTACGCATGCGCCCTGACAGAATAGTTGTTGGGGAGTGTCGTGGTGGTGAAGCGCTGGATATGCTGCAAGCCATGAATACAGGTCATGATGGTTCGTTAACAACAGCACACGCTAACAGTCCTCGGGATTGCTTATCAAGAGTTGAAGTCATGGTAATGATGGCGGGTATGGACCTTCCCGCTGTAGCAATTCGAGAGCAGATAGCCTCTGCGGTGCATCTTGTTGTACAGCAAACCCGCTTTTCCTGTGGTTCGCGAAAAATAACCGGAATTTCAGAGGTAGTAGGCGTTGAAAATGGCCGTATTCAGTTGGCTGAAGTTTTTAAGTTTAACGCAACGGGATATGATGAGAGTGGCAGGGTCAGTGGGCACTTCACTGCGACAGGCTTGATTCCTGAGTTTTATGAAGGACTGAAAAATCGCGGTATCGGTCTTGATCTGAATATTTTTGAGCCTTGGGAGAAGGTGTCATAACCATGGCTATTATAATATCTGTTCTCGTTGCGTTGCTGGCTACATGGATTACCTATCTAGCAGGGCGCACCCTTATGGCTTCTGCTACTCGTTACCAAAAAAACTTCAAGGATTCTGCAGAACATAATTTAGCTGAAATGTTTCTTTTTATTGAGCCGCAAAAGCTATTCTTTATTAATATCATTTTTCTTGTGTTAGCTTTTGGAGTGATAATTTTGATGGGGGGAGGTATTTTTGTTGCCTTGATTGTTGCTTCAGCCCTAGGGGCGTCTCCTCCCTTAATCTACCGATACCTACATAATAAGAGGCGTAACCGAGCTGTTTATCAGTTGCCTGATGCATTAACGGGTATAGCCAATAACTTGAGCTCTGGGCTGAGTTTAACTCAGGCGCTGGAAACAACAATCGCTTTCGAACAACCACCATTATCTCAAGAGCTTGGCCTTGTGTTAAAGGAATTAAGGATTGGTGTCCCTTTTGAAGAAGCAATGAATAATCTATATCTACGCCTTCCTGAGGCTGAAGTTCAGCTTGTTACGTCAGCCATGACGGTTTCACGTGAAATTGGTGGTAACCTTTCTGAAACGTTGCTGAGAATTGCTGATACATTATGCCGCCGTTTACAAATGGAAGGTAAAATTAAAAGTTTAACTTCGCAGGGCAAGTTGCAGGGGCTTGTTATGACATGCTTGCCGATTTTTTTGGCGATTGCTCTTAGCTATATGCAGCCAGAAGCGATGAGTTATTTTTTTAATTCTTGGTACGGTTGGGTGACGATAGCTGTGATTTTGATTATGGAGTCAATAGGCTATTTTTTCATACATAAAATAGTGAGCATCGATGTTTGATTCATTGTTTAATTTCTTTTTGGCATTAATAACTATGGTTGCTGTGGCTCTTTTTGTCGCAGCAATTATTGTTTTCTA from Halomonas sp. CH40 includes these protein-coding regions:
- a CDS encoding ATPase, T2SS/T4P/T4SS family, which translates into the protein MFQVRVDTAKGMHVGNFYITENQCALGKKANNDIVLHGWKISSDHALLSLKSDGVYVKNLSNKVGTKVNGKPIDQYGPVGVDDVIEIHDYRIQVSDRKSGKGHGRDLELGSNNRDEATKSQNVTPVNINKKSSVSEDVDATASDKAIDSLPEKPKNSVATQELPDGAMAQSAALSQHAVEMHEWRVKLRKMLHEQMDLRRINVSTMSESELRDLAYSLTERTIKDVAGTIPHHIDKGELLEQVVAEAVGLGPLESLLARDDISEIMVNSCQEVFFETGGKMYKSDVTFTDDQAVQATIERIVTPVGRRIDESSPMVDARLKDGSRVNAIIPPLALKGSCLTVRKFMKHRLHGEDLVNFGSVDQGMIDFLKVAVQYKRNILVSGGTGSGKTTLLNVLSNFIPESERIVTIEDSAELQLFQPNLVPLEARPPNQEGRGGVSIRDLVKNSLRMRPDRIVVGECRGGEALDMLQAMNTGHDGSLTTAHANSPRDCLSRVEVMVMMAGMDLPAVAIREQIASAVHLVVQQTRFSCGSRKITGISEVVGVENGRIQLAEVFKFNATGYDESGRVSGHFTATGLIPEFYEGLKNRGIGLDLNIFEPWEKVS
- the cpaB gene encoding Flp pilus assembly protein CpaB, yielding MKKEWTGWLLIAGALMLGLLAFWLMRNYLDAQQEAIRQDLLGDQAKRIQVVVARGDLSPGDVISEATVAVAELPANHVPRLAIKPQDFGQVKGRVIDRAVSAGEMLQADFVSGLIVQRFSGLLSEGERAISVQISSLQSYSGMLLPGDFIDLYVLLPEKKSGNEPRLVPVLERVKVLSAGAQPLRTADQSFQRLDESTSQYNMITVGLQREKAERLALAREAGEIVFFMRNAEDEEIGVVDQDYAFFGDEDTSGGYWYISPMVPGGEHRTLSQADDHNEKNKSLKSSKKFVIPSATDPESDGYTNTISSSPSGDAIIDQQTDRAPHSQHRMQ
- a CDS encoding type II secretion system F family protein translates to MAIIISVLVALLATWITYLAGRTLMASATRYQKNFKDSAEHNLAEMFLFIEPQKLFFINIIFLVLAFGVIILMGGGIFVALIVASALGASPPLIYRYLHNKRRNRAVYQLPDALTGIANNLSSGLSLTQALETTIAFEQPPLSQELGLVLKELRIGVPFEEAMNNLYLRLPEAEVQLVTSAMTVSREIGGNLSETLLRIADTLCRRLQMEGKIKSLTSQGKLQGLVMTCLPIFLAIALSYMQPEAMSYFFNSWYGWVTIAVILIMESIGYFFIHKIVSIDV
- a CDS encoding pilus assembly protein N-terminal domain-containing protein, yielding MQGIKLISAFIIALAMGMSTFANAQTQAVYGAQEYVEVYVGSVTTVETGFVERIAVGNDGVLQASVLDENNLLLLGRTPGVSELVVWTEDGTVKEYKVRVYGGPVADNINVIKAILQSFPNVTVNDRLGQTVLSGTVKSTDFERFQAVIGNFPSVLSLVKPERNVEIEETIAFDVVILELSRNYQHSLGIRWEDTAAGPALGVVGNIIPNNNFGVTSGGEVGDLLNVVGSGASRLEGYFGVSSILRSQLQLLQEEGVARILAEPSLSTVTDEEASFLVGGDFPVAILNEFGQPVVEFRQYGIQLEIEPTMDRNHNIRSRIRTEVSNVDFSVEVNGVPGLRRRESTSTITARPGQTIIISGLLNTSDSRTRNKLPLLGDIPILGALFKSSSWQQGRTELVIAVTPRIQQPGTPLQPNMQEALREGRGVLEGSDVLDASLMD